The following is a genomic window from Clostridium sp..
TAAAAAAATAATGAAAGTTATACTGATAAAAGATGTAAAATCTTTAGGTAAAAAAGGAGATGTAGTGAATGCCTCTGATGGATATGTGAGGAATTTCTTATTTCCAAGGGGATATGCAATAGAAGCGAATCAAAAAAATCTTCATGTTTTAAATAATCAAAAAGAAGCAGAGAGGAAACAGAAACTTGAAGAAACGGAAGATGCACAGAAATTAGCTCACAGATTAAAGGGAAAGGAAATAAAGCTTCAAGTAAAATCTGGAGAGAATGGTAAATTATTTGGAGCCATAACTGGTAAAGATATAGCCGATAAGTTAAATGAAGAGTTTGGGATAGAAATTGACAAGAAAAAAATAGTTATGGATAATATAAAAAAAGTTGGAATTTATAATGTTGAAGTAAAATTATACCCTGAAATATCTGCTAAGATAAATGTAGTGATTGAAGGTAAATAAGGAGGAAATTGGTGAAATTGCAATCTATTGATGGATTAAATAAAGAGATAGAGGGGAATGATATACCCTTGGAAAGTCAAGTCAATATGCTGTATGATATAATGAGCCAGGTAATTAACGAAAGAACTATAAAATCTAGGATCGGTTTATATAAACTTCAAAATTATATAAAAAGTAATAATATATACAAAAAACTATATGCAATAAATAAAATAGCAAGTAATGGAAAAGGAATTTCAGAAATACCTGATGCATCCAGTATAGATATTGCTGTTGAAAATACCAATAAATTTTTGGCAGATCTTCTTACAAGGAGATACGTAAAAAATAGAATCGAGCAACAAGTAGAAAAAAATCTTGTTGAAAGACAGGAACAGTATATGGACGAGGTTAGACTCAATATAATAAAAAAACAAAAGGGCCCTGAAAATGCAAAAACATTGAAAAGATATGCCCAGCTTGAAGTGCTTGATGCAAAAACATTGAATAAAACTATACAGGAGCTTTTAAGACCTGAATCTTTTAATGAGATTGTTGGACAAAAAAGAGCGGTTCAATCTATATTGTCAAAAATAGCTTCGCCGTATCCACAGCATATAATACTATATGGACCTCCAGGAGTAGGAAAGACAACTGCTGCAAGGATTGCACTTCATGAAGCTAAAAAGTTGAAATATACTCCATTTAATAGAGATGCTAAGTTTGTTGAAGTTGATGGTACTACTTTGAGATGGGACCCGAGAGAAATTACCAATCCTCTTTTAGGTTCTGTGCATGACCCTATATATCAGGGTACAAAAAGAGATCTGGCAGAAACCGGTATACCCGAGCCTAAGCTTGGCCTTGTAACTGAAGCCCATGGTGGTATTTTATTCATTGATGAGATAGGAGAACTTGATGACATGCTTCAAAATAAGCTTTTAAAAGTTCTTGAAGATAAAAGAGTTGAATTTTCTTCCTCTTATTATGATCCAGATGATGAAAATACACCTAAGTACATAAAGTACCTATTTGAAAAAGGAGCTCCGGCGGATTTTGTACTAATAGGAGCTACTACGAGGGAACCGGGAGAAATAAATCCGGCATTAAGGTCAAGATGTACGGAGGTCTATTTTGAGCCGCTTACTGCTTTAGATATACAGACTATTGTAAAAAATGCAGCACACAAACTTAATATAAGCCTGGAGCCTGGAGCAGCTGAACTTATAAGCAGATATACCATTGAAGGAAGAAAGGCCATTAATATATTGTCTGATGCGTATGGATATGTTTTATATAAGCACAACTTAGACAATGATTTTAAAGTGGGTATGAATATAAAGATCTCTTTGGAAGATTTGGATAAGATTATATCCATAGGAAGGCTTGTGCCGTTTGACAGTATAAATATAGACAAGAAGTATGAAGTAGGACATATTTATGGATTGGGTGTAAGCGGGTATATAGGATCAACTATAGAAATAGAAGCCGTTACTTTTCCAGCAAAGGAGAAGGGAAAGGGAGTAGTTAGATTTAATGATACGGCAGGGAGTATGGCAAAAGATTCTGTATTCAATGCGGCATCAGTAATAAGAGAAATAACAGATAAGGATATAGGTGATTACGATATACATGTCAATGCTATAGGGGGAGGAAGGATAGATGGGCCTTCTGCTGGGGCAGCAATAACGATTTGTATTATAAGTGCACTTTTAAACAAGCCTTTGAGGCAGGATATGGCTATTACAGGTGAAATATCTCTAAGAGGCAAGGTAAAACCTGTAGGAGGAATATTTGAAAAAGTTTATGGTGCCAGAAGAAAGGGAATAAAATTAATAGTCCTGCCAAAAGATAACTTGAAGGAAGTGCCATCGGATATTACAGATATAAAGGTCAAAGCGGTAGACAATATTAATGAACTCATTAAAATAGTTTTTAAATAGCTAAGTTAGTATAACTGGGGAGAGATGTTTTTATGGATGCACCTTTTAGAAGTACGCCTCATAATATAGAAGCCGAACAGAGTGTAATAGGTTCAATGCTTATAGATAAAACGTCTATTGCACAGGTTGTGGAGATTTTAAGGCCCATAGATTTTTATAAGGATGCACACAAAGTTATATTTGAATCAATATTGGATTTATATCAGAAGGATACTGCTGTAGATATAATAACCCTGACTGAGAACCTTAAGTCTAAAAATAAGCTGGAAGATGCAGGAGGAATAACTTATATAAGTGAACTTGGAGGGTCGATTATTTCTACTTCTAATTTGCAGTCTTATATAAAGATTGTAAAAGACAAGTCGACACTTAGAAATCTTATTAAATCCTGTACCGGTATAATAGAGGAAAGTTATAAAAGTCAGGATGATGTGCCTGGCATTATCGATTTTGCAGAAAAATCTATTTTTGATTTGTCAAATGACAGGGATACTTCTGATTTTGAGCCTATGAATGTAGTACTCGAAAGAGGCTTTTTAGAAATAGAAAAACTATTTAACAACAAAGGTAAAACTACAGGTGTAGTATCTGGCTTCAGAGAGTTGGATGCCAAAACATCAGGATTTCAAAAGGGAGATATGGTGCTTGTAGCGGCAAGGCCTTCTATGGGCAAGACAACGTTTGCTTTGAACATAGCAGAATATGCGGCATTAAGGGAAGGAAAGAAGGTAGCTGTTTTTTCTCTTGAAATGTCAAAAGAGCAATTGGCCTATAAATTATTATGTTCTGAGGCACATGTTGATATGTTGAATCTTAGGACGGGAAATCTAAGTGACAAGGATTGGGAGAATATTGCAAGAGCATCGGGTCCTCTCGCATCAGCTGATATATTTATAGATGATACAGCAGCAATATCAATTATGGAAATGAGGTCAAAATGCAGAAGGTTGAAAATAGAACATGGAATAGATCTTATAATTATAGATTATCTTCAGTTGATGAGTGGTGGAAGGGGTTCTGAAAATAGACAGCAGGAAGTATCTGAAATATCCAGGTCGATTAAAGCACTGGCAAAGGAAATGCAATGTCCGATTATTGCACTTTCA
Proteins encoded in this region:
- the rplI gene encoding 50S ribosomal protein L9; this encodes MKVILIKDVKSLGKKGDVVNASDGYVRNFLFPRGYAIEANQKNLHVLNNQKEAERKQKLEETEDAQKLAHRLKGKEIKLQVKSGENGKLFGAITGKDIADKLNEEFGIEIDKKKIVMDNIKKVGIYNVEVKLYPEISAKINVVIEGK
- the lonC gene encoding Lon family ATP-dependent protease, yielding MKLQSIDGLNKEIEGNDIPLESQVNMLYDIMSQVINERTIKSRIGLYKLQNYIKSNNIYKKLYAINKIASNGKGISEIPDASSIDIAVENTNKFLADLLTRRYVKNRIEQQVEKNLVERQEQYMDEVRLNIIKKQKGPENAKTLKRYAQLEVLDAKTLNKTIQELLRPESFNEIVGQKRAVQSILSKIASPYPQHIILYGPPGVGKTTAARIALHEAKKLKYTPFNRDAKFVEVDGTTLRWDPREITNPLLGSVHDPIYQGTKRDLAETGIPEPKLGLVTEAHGGILFIDEIGELDDMLQNKLLKVLEDKRVEFSSSYYDPDDENTPKYIKYLFEKGAPADFVLIGATTREPGEINPALRSRCTEVYFEPLTALDIQTIVKNAAHKLNISLEPGAAELISRYTIEGRKAINILSDAYGYVLYKHNLDNDFKVGMNIKISLEDLDKIISIGRLVPFDSINIDKKYEVGHIYGLGVSGYIGSTIEIEAVTFPAKEKGKGVVRFNDTAGSMAKDSVFNAASVIREITDKDIGDYDIHVNAIGGGRIDGPSAGAAITICIISALLNKPLRQDMAITGEISLRGKVKPVGGIFEKVYGARRKGIKLIVLPKDNLKEVPSDITDIKVKAVDNINELIKIVFK
- a CDS encoding replicative DNA helicase; protein product: MDAPFRSTPHNIEAEQSVIGSMLIDKTSIAQVVEILRPIDFYKDAHKVIFESILDLYQKDTAVDIITLTENLKSKNKLEDAGGITYISELGGSIISTSNLQSYIKIVKDKSTLRNLIKSCTGIIEESYKSQDDVPGIIDFAEKSIFDLSNDRDTSDFEPMNVVLERGFLEIEKLFNNKGKTTGVVSGFRELDAKTSGFQKGDMVLVAARPSMGKTTFALNIAEYAALREGKKVAVFSLEMSKEQLAYKLLCSEAHVDMLNLRTGNLSDKDWENIARASGPLASADIFIDDTAAISIMEMRSKCRRLKIEHGIDLIIIDYLQLMSGGRGSENRQQEVSEISRSIKALAKEMQCPIIALSQLSRAPEARTDHRPMLSDLRESGSIEQDADIVMFLYRDEYYDKETEDRNVAECIIAKQRNGPTGTIKLAWLGQFSKFGNLDVVHQE